The sequence atatacagcCACTGATGGTGTTGATGTTATGATGTATGATTGTCACTTCTCACTTCGCCTTCTTGCGGAGCAGCTTCTGGGACTCTGGGTAGTGGACCAGGATCTCCGCCAGGTCTTTCTTATCCAGGATGAAGAGGTTAGCGAATCCGTGAGCTTTCACGTTGGCCGTTCGTCTGTTCCCTCCACCTCCCGCCAACAGACTGAccaatgagagagagaataagtTATTGTATATACAAACtatctgtgtttatgtacaGATAGTATATTTGCAACCTGATGTCTCAAATTTTCATTTAAACTCAAACTTCTGATGAATTCAAGGTTTAGATGTTTGCTGGTTCATCAGCATGTTATTAGGTTTCACCACAACTCATTAGAATCAAGTTAAACTAGGTGCAGatacacatttttgttaaaCACATCATTGACTTGAATGAAGCACCTGACCCTTCCCACAGGAAGATAAGTGGTTAATAGGATGACAGGTGACAGGAAGCAGCTCTGACCTGATCTCTCCAAACACCGAGCCGGCTCTGATGGTGACAAACACAATCTGCAGGTCAGGACCGCCCACCACCTGAACCTCCCCCTGTTTGATGATGTACATCTCCCTGCCGATCTccccctgcaacacacacacaaacacacagtcagctcAATCacagggccccccccccctcacctggcCCAGGTGTCTTCTCACCTTTTTACAGACAAAGTCTCCAGGCAGGTAAACGACAGACTTGAGCCTCGTCAGCATGTCAAACACCATCTGTCTGTCACAgccctgagagacacacaacagacacacaccaacagataagcaacaaaaagacacacaacaacagatacagtgacacaaaaataatcaaaatagcAGACAAGACGAGAACCAAGGCTCACGGCAACAGACACCATTGTTCACCCTCAGTGTTATACAAATTACTAAACATCTAGATTCTGAGCTGaatgtgtaagtgtgttgtttgtgtttatgttagtatgttggtgtgtgttgtgtgtctgacctggaaAAGGGCGACTTTACTGACGATGGCGTAGTTGACGTCCACAGCGATGTCCATTCTCATCTTAGTAGGAAGTTGAACTAGGAGCTCCTGTTCGTCtttaaagagacagaacacGTGTTTCACTAAACTCATCACAAACAGTTTAATTAATCTAGTTCAACTTTGTTCTAATGAGTTGTGGTGACTCAGTTACATTGGAGTCACCCAACAAATACTTCAaagttgaaaaatgtaactAACGTCAAGTCACAACATCAACATTAAATTTCACATAAAAACTAATGCCATgaaacatatgtatatatatatataattataactaACCCTAAGACACTTGAAGAATGAATTTCAACTCagttacatttacatttgttgtgAATCTGGTTGTTtgctagcctgacgttgtcagactcacattccagtcagaatgtgagtctgagaccgctccattgggctgtgattattgtgtgtgtttcaactgaccaggaaataaaattcctcgtcgctcaattggatagacctacaaccaatcagagcaacgtagtatgtgacgtatgttaagcaacgcattgtgagttatttactaacgccgggttcacaccggacgcttcagcgcagcgccaagccttaaataacagctggctcccatccactcccatgttaaacctttgtgcgggtcacaccggacgctgaagcgctgCGCTGCctcaaggctgcctcgcgccgtgcagcgatcgtttcggcgtcgagtcaattttttccgcttgacgcgagcgtatcgcaccaggaaacacactgaaaaacgattttaaacgatattgacgacatattaacgtccccctctgcccatccactacagccacacaagcagtgatacagataaaaagagagggggggggggggggctacttattctccacataggcttgagtggagactacgtaatttaccccccgacacccgacatttaacggagcaaacagcgaagttcttcaacatggatgacagtaaattaataattgaagtggagaagtgcagtgagttgtatgatcctcggaacacgttgtataaagacaacaccaaggaggacacatgttgggacgctgttgcttaatgttggagcaacaagtaagtatatgcttttaatctctggatcaacgggtgatatgaTTAGCGCTGCCTGGCGGTTCAgcatcgcttcagtgtccggtgtgaacagccaagcgccggggcgatagggattagcgtggtgctttggcgtcgcctccatgttctctgttcctctttcaaaatgaatgcgctgtcgatgtcttctaaaacagactcaatggcagcatctacacatctcagctctccagcggcaggcatgtttgttgaaaacgaattcaacccaaggtcACTTTGATGatgtggttgattacgttaccgttgatcatctgtccatcatcgtataaagcccgccctgacaatctgattggcccggtctgGCAttatttctcctcaacggagcgactccagaccgaacttcccgacctcaaatgttgtgggcggggctaaattcgtctggcatccaggctagttgTTTACATCATGTGAACCTGAGTCACATGAGAGGttttgtcatgtgacctgagcTCAAGCTCTACTTGGACGATGCAGAGAAACTTTAACTTCCACTGATggaaaaagaggaaatcaaGAAACTTATTTGGTTTTATTCCTCCACCAACCAGAGCTGTCAGTCGACTTACATATGACCTTTGACGACTGAAATCAAATTAGTTTTAGATTTGCTCCAAATTCTGGATAAATTCCATTGaagtgttcttgagatatcgtgttgaCAAGGATGGGACAgaacttaaaaacacaatcaacGTATTAGCAgacttcccagcatgcactctGTATCGATGTCTCTTCTGTATGTCTTCTCACGACGGTCTTTCAGTGATTCAGACCTTCATCACTCTGAAGTGTTGGTTGTTGATTACAGATTTAAAGCCACACAGCTCCTTACCCAGCATGCCCTGGATCTTCCAGGTGTAGTCGTACCAGGTCTTGATGCGGTTCTGAACCTCTCGGGGGATGTGGTACGAGTTCATGTACTGAACGGTGCTGTCCATACAGGCCCGGTAATAGTTCTCACCGGCCGTCGCTGCTCCCACCACATCTCTCATCTGAGTCCACAAACACCAACAAGGTCAAGTTAGTTTGTTTGTCCGTTAGAGTGTAAGTTAGTAATTTTGTAAGTCAGTTAGTTAGCTAGCTATTAAGTGAGAAATTAAGTTAGTAACTTTGTTAGTTAGATAGTTATCTAGCTGGCATGTTAATATTTTAATTAGTAAGTACGGTAATTAGAAAACTAGAAATTGGGGGAGTAAGCTGATATCCTAGCTAGCGAGTCAGTTAGTTAGTAAGCAAGTAAGaagtttgtttgttagtaagTACGTAAGTCAGTTAGTTAGACAGCTACTGGGTTAGTGAGTTAATAAttgagttagtgtgtgtgtgtggggggtagTTAGTTATTAAATATAACTGTTAATATTAAAACAGATCAATAAATcctgtgaaaacagaaaatcagtGAACAGGTCTTCAGAGGAAAATATGGTTAATTTATTCTATTATTTTATAACGATATTATATTACCCTGCACAAGATGAAGCTGAGAATGACACGTGTATGTAGtaatatttgtgtatgtgtagaTCTACAAGTTAAAACAACAATGAagtgtaataaaataataaatacaaactaTATGTTTTTAACTCACCTGACCGATCATGATAGAAAAAGCAAAGACGCCAACAAAGTAGTTAATGAGCTGGAAGCAGATCTCGAAGACGGTGGTGGGGTCGGGCAGACCTCCGATGGTGATCAGCGTCTTCACGGCAAAGTAGTAACATCGGATGTACCTggaaacaaatacataaacacatgtCGTGGGTCTGCTGTAAGTTAAGGGCagttttgaattattttgtaCGAGGTAGAAGAATTTCAATATGCAAAGATATCGTATATATTCGAGTAGGATCAGAGTGTCGGACGTAATTCTTACGCATTTCCTTTTCCATTATAAACCCATTTGGTGGATCCCAATCCCTCGTAGTCCGAGCCCCAGTAGAAGAGACAGGCGTTTATGTGCAGAGAGTACAACAGGTACATGGAGGTTCGGatcaccctgacacacacacacaaacacacacacacacacacacacaccacaaacactaCTGTTAAAATATTATCAAGTGGAGTTCCTCAGGGATCAATTCTAGgaccaacttgttttttttaaatttgatataGAAACTGCAAACAACTTTCTAAACTTCCACCCGatttaaacatgaaatgaaTCATTGACTAAAATCCTATGAGAGAGAAAGTTTTCCCATCCATGCTGCTGCCTGTGCGCTAATGTGTGAACAGGCAATGCGCTAATTTTGTTCATTGTAGAACTTTGGCACAAAGCAAATCTtgatgtttttgtatattaagcGGTTTTAATGGAGGACCGACGTGTGGTCACCAGACAAACGTTGCCACCGCTGGTAGCTACTGTGATGTCCTCACCTGTAGATGTAGGCTTTCTTCATCACAGCTTCCATTCTGTCGTTGAACTCAAAGAAAACCATgtactgagaaaaaaaacacaaagagtcaGTTTCAGAAACGATCAGCAGCACCAACGAAAGTCTGACGGGGAAACGTCCTGACCTTCAACAGACGAGGGAACCTCAGCAGAGAGTTCACACCTGTGAAGTAGTAAAATATCTCCATAGGAAACAGACTGATGACGTCCAtctgtaacacaacacacattgtAACACAATGataaacacaaagcagacaAAGTAAAATGCAGTAAAACAGATAGAAACCCAGATGGTTCATTAGAaagtctttctcttcctctccgaTCGCTTCTCACCTTAAATCTTTCAGTCGTCATGTAGTTTTCTCTCATGTCCTTTTTATCACACTGTAAAGAATAATATTCAAAggtatttttgtgtttgatttactgagttaaaattaaaatgaaattatttattCTCTGATGACGTCACTGACCACGATGTCTCCTCCACGGACGAACTGCAGTCTGGGCTGGAACACGAGGATGTCTGTGATGTAGATGAGGTCACAGGTGTAGTCGaccagcagccacaggtggATGTTCTCGGGGGTTTGGTAGGGGAACGCCCAGCGGACCGGAATCAGCCACATGTTCCAGTTCCACGCCGCCACCACGAAGAACAGCCAGATCACATAGATCAGGTCTGAGGAGACAGACGCAGGACAGCTTCATTCAGTTTATCACTTACGACAGAAGACCGATTTTATTGTTCTCTCCGTTCTcagaatttgtatttgttgccAGTCAAATCAGCAGAAAAGGTTTCCCCCCCCAAAATGGGGCGGGTTCACAATCTCATCTCCAGTTGAGCTGTTTCTAAACCCACCGGTGAACTGGTCAATGCTGGAGGGGAAGCGGTACTCCACGATGGCTCGGAGCCAGTAAGGCATTGGGGGAAGTTTGAACAGTTTGGGAATTTTTACTGGGAGTCCAAGAAGTTTAAACTGGAACAatgcctcttcttcttcgtcgtcttcttcttcgtcttttTCTGCTGCcccttcttccttcttctcctctgctggaggagggggaggtggagctTTGCTTGGGGCTGCAGAGATCAGACAAAAGTTATCAGATGATTCGGTCCATGGTTCTGTACCAGAACCCAAACCACACAAAGGTACAACCAGTGCTGTTAAATGTCTCTGCTCAAACTGTCCATGGATTTGACTTTGTCTGGAGGCAACCTCGTCCACGCTGGACTCAAAGCTGAGCTCCGCAACAAATACGTTTACCTTTAGACttgattcaaattaaacacTTGTTGATTAACTTGAAATATACGATTTTTTGAGTAAATGAGCAATATGCTGTTTAAAATCAGATTATTGATTATTCTGagtataatgttattcaatttaaattaatcCTAAAATGCTGTTTGTACGACAGTGTCTTATTCAGGTTAATATATGAATGTCTGCTATGCCTCTAATTCATTTGTGTCTAAAACTTGACCacgtgacaaaaacacaagaccctgacataaaagataaaaaccaaAAACTGTTCAGGAGCAGAAGCGTCTGAAACCAGGGGGCGGCTCTTACAGGCTGTTGgactctctccctctgactcGTCCTGGTCCACCAGTCGCTCTTTCTGATGCTCGGTTCGACCCCTGAATAACTTGACAAGTTCACTCAGACGATCCTGGATCACGACGCTGCCGACGCTGGCAGCTGACAGAGGACGCATCCTGCAGGACGACAACAACAGGACGGTAAACGTGGGtaaggacagagagggaggacagactGTTTGTGTCACTTCTCTCACTCGTCATCTGCAGTCAGTAGATCTCCCTGACCGGGCCAGGTCCTGAGATCAGTCCTCATCGGCTCATCATCATTCTCATCTGCAGAACTTAGAGGACACAGCAGAAAGACACAAGgacatgagacagagacaaaagttAAAACATGAGGGAAACATGAGGCAATAACTTAAGTCTGGACATGTTCCTGAAATGTTCTGGATGTtttgtatgtgagaacacaaatgtcagtttTTCTAGCCTCCGAGTTGCATGTtagaaaatttgaaaaatgaaggaaaatgtcgattggacgtgttgatgaggtttctaacacgtgacggatgtgtaactggaagaacacaaatatcttaGGATGAAAAAAGAAGATCATGCCTCCAAGgtttaaatgtgttgaaatatctaTGGCGCCACCACCAGGTGATCAGTAGTGTAGATGGTTTACGAGGACTCTGTTACCTGAGGTTGGACAGCGGCACGCTAGGGACAGTCAGAGCAGTGGACTCTGGTTCTAGGGTTGTCATAATATGGGGGATGTTCAGGACTTTTCTCTGCCTCACATCCTGATCCACATCCTCCGCCTTCAGCGTCGCGGCTTCACCCAAACCGTGACCACGGACCAGAAGACAAGGGCAGAAACACAACTGTCGGATATTTGTCAACTAATTCTAACAAACACTTAAATTTAACcagaggaagaaacacagcaaaGGAGCAAAGCCCGGCACAGCACATGGGTCCACGTCTTTTAAGATCACCTGGAGTGTGGTTAGCTGTAGAGCTGTGGAGCATCATGGAAGTGAtgtcagggaggggggggggggggggggtgttagggGACACTTCCAGACACAAGAGTTTGTTTGGCACTGTCAAGGTTTGGATCTACACAAAATTAAACATCTAAGAGGTTTCTCTACAGgtctgcaggaggagggtgGGGCTTAAGGCTGCTGAGGATGCTGGGAGAAAACGCGGCTGAGGTGGCTGACGATGAACTGTTGCGCCTCCTTGCGGAATTGCGACAGCTCCTGGGTCAGCTGGGCGAGCTCCGGCGGTGGGGTCGGCATGGATAGCTTAGGAAGGAGGAGGTAATTGTCATGCATCtgcttcctgcagctcctcagacACTCAGCAGCGCGAGGGATTCGAAGCAGTAAGCTCTGTACTGGAGAGCAAAGGTCAGGAACTGGGCGGAGAAACAGGGACAAGATGAAAACTTCACAAGATCCTGGTGGATCTGATTATTATGGAATTACAGAGATCCTTTCTAGAAATAAGATAAAAGAGGAAGGACCCTAAAGACTGAacaaacagatttatttcttattttatacaTTGATTTATGTTGGTCATTCCAGTGATGCTCAAATTAACTTAAAACATTTTCGGCTCTCACCTCCACACCCCCCctcgtctgctgctgctgctgctttgctgCCCTAAAAGAAGAAGTAAGTTCTTAGTGACGTCTAATCGTCATAGAACCTTATGATAGATATTCTAATACTTTTTCAATCCTCTATCCTGGGCAACCAGTGTTCTTTATGAACCACGATTTTGGTTACAAGCCTTTGAGAAGATGATATCATCTAAGATGGAGTTCAATATAAAATGGATCTTTACCTGAGGAGCTTGTGGCTGTGGCTGCTGGGTGACTGGCTGTAGGACAGGACTCTCCAGGTCTATCTTCTTCGATGCTGGTTCCACATCTGTGGATGAAGGAGTCTTTTCCTCCGGTAGTTTGGATTCGGTGGGCGGTTGGATTGTCTTTGCAGCAGAGTCGACTTTGTCCAGTGCAGTCGTAGCCTCAGCATCATCTTGAGCTGGACAGACGACCATCATGCACCTGGTGAAGAAGGTCAAGGTGTCATGAAAGGCCAGGAAGCAAGAAGAGCCGTACACTGGTCAGTTCACAGGTGGAGACAGATTTTAATTCCCTGTTTAAATGTTAGTGtctgttcacacaaacagaggatgtGCGAATTCATGCTAAgtcaagaagaagatgaagctgGAAGTCAACACGGGATCAAAAAGACAGAggatcaatttcacaacactcAATTAACATCATATCTGTGATCATTTAAGAGCCATAATTAAGTTGGACTGACACGTTTCTACAGTAACCCAGAAGAGAGAAATCAAACACAGACTCTGGAGAAGAACttgtatttttatgtatttatttttgcaaactTTGGGCCAATCCATCAAAATATATCTCCTGATAAGTGAAAACATCGACGACCATAAGCATTAGATGAAGGGTATCAAAGGTCCGTAGAATTTTCCTATTGGAGGCATTACAATCTACGGAATCTCTACGAATTCATTTCTAGATTTGTCAAGATATTTATGGTGTTGGTCTTTGTGGTGGAGCGACTGAAGACTGAGACTAAACATTATAGCCCCACTGTTGGGAAAAATTGCTATTGAACAGGATTCGGTGAAAACATAAATTTTGTATATTCTGTCTGGAGAGGACGTTGTTACTGATTGTACATTTCCAACCAACCTTTGATGTCTGTCCTGATTCACAGAGGGAATCATGTCATCACGATGAAACACTTTGGATATGAAAGTCCTGCCCTGGCTAAACCAAAGTTAAGAGAGCAAAGCGAGGATAATGGAATTCTGAGTCAGAGCTGGACAATGAATCATTCTGCAGACCCAGACCACCTCTTTTGGTCGGACTACGGTTCTGAGGCGTTTTTCATAccatttattttagttcagacTTCAGAACAAAGTTCAAAGGTCCGGCCCAAACAAGGTGGTCTGGAATGGGTCCTGAGAGTTCAGTTCAGATCTTTACAAAAGGGCTGAGTGATAGATCATCTAACTCATAAATGCTATTGgagacctccaccatcatctAGCTTGGACAGACCTAAACATGCCTGAGCTTACTCATCaggttttttctcttcctcagcagtgCCTCTGATATATTCCTCCATTACTTTAATTTCCACAGGACTCCTATTGTTTATGCTGTCGTCACTTTCCTCCTGCAGGTTCTTCAACCTGAACATGCAGCACAGGACAAACAAGACAGAGACCCCCTGTCAGACAAATCAGATCGCTTTCCACAGAGAAATTTAGTTGCTggagcatcagcagcagagctTGACGTGAGGCTGATGTAAAGCAGTAGAAGGTCCAGATCACCAGCTCTAACTTTGCAGCAGAGGATGCTCACACTCAGAAAGTG comes from Platichthys flesus chromosome 1, fPlaFle2.1, whole genome shotgun sequence and encodes:
- the cngb1a gene encoding cyclic nucleotide-gated cation channel beta-3 isoform X4 — translated: MLSWVVKVVPQPPEPPSKKGYEKKEEEPAAAPPPVQAPPQVAAPPPAVSTRPAPEKKVTFQDESKSKQEAETAEGNGSQPGVLTWISGALPQPAASPKLSRDSTTTTSTTTSTTPPATEENPTARKGMLAWFTQGLEKVVPQPDLKNKDSAEVHQAAAAPAEPQVNVRQDKDDTTDNKPLPPRMMDWIKQGIEKVVPQPEINVYSKTDGNIKTEAPASTEAPPQEPPPPPKPAADTGKSSKKAEQQPESFKEAEQQPNMMGWIFSGIGRMIPQPVQKQDTGCEVQNISIVQQRTDLVLEDVGQDEDAEVKNEEKVKKEDAEKQVDQPTSSIKEEAGGAVLAHMDERVQQERLEVARVAEDIARKAAEEAVRQLEEEQSAKIVIETLPESNELPNILEEENEEDPECMMVVCPAQDDAEATTALDKVDSAAKTIQPPTESKLPEEKTPSSTDVEPASKKIDLESPVLQPVTQQPQPQAPQGSKAAAAADEGGCGAATLKAEDVDQDVRQRKVLNIPHIMTTLEPESTALTVPSVPLSNLSSADENDDEPMRTDLRTWPGQGDLLTADDEMRPLSAASVGSVVIQDRLSELVKLFRGRTEHQKERLVDQDESEGESPTASPSKAPPPPPPAEEKKEEGAAEKDEEEDDEEEEALFQFKLLGLPVKIPKLFKLPPMPYWLRAIVEYRFPSSIDQFTDLIYVIWLFFVVAAWNWNMWLIPVRWAFPYQTPENIHLWLLVDYTCDLIYITDILVFQPRLQFVRGGDIVCDKKDMRENYMTTERFKMDVISLFPMEIFYYFTGVNSLLRFPRLLKYMVFFEFNDRMEAVMKKAYIYRVIRTSMYLLYSLHINACLFYWGSDYEGLGSTKWVYNGKGNAYIRCYYFAVKTLITIGGLPDPTTVFEICFQLINYFVGVFAFSIMIGQMRDVVGAATAGENYYRACMDSTVQYMNSYHIPREVQNRIKTWYDYTWKIQGMLDEQELLVQLPTKMRMDIAVDVNYAIVSKVALFQGCDRQMVFDMLTRLKSVVYLPGDFVCKKGEIGREMYIIKQGEVQVVGGPDLQIVFVTIRAGSVFGEISLLAGGGGNRRTANVKAHGFANLFILDKKDLAEILVHYPESQKLLRKKAKKMLTKDTKPDEKEGGRGAVEVIPPRPDTPQMFKAALKVAEQAGIEGTFVKLKKSYKASQSTEASSSISPLPPPSPTRHRSPVPHFLVKDEEDAVAETADSSVVIRMTPRQEGEEMLSVEVLPKEGGKE
- the cngb1a gene encoding cyclic nucleotide-gated cation channel beta-3 isoform X2 codes for the protein MLSWVVKVVPQPPEPPSKKGYEKKEEEPAAAPPPVQAPPQVAAPPPAVSTRPAPEKKVTFQDESKSKQEAETAEGNGSQPGVLTWISGALPQPAASPKLSRDSTTTTSTTTSTTPPATEENPTASKPDDEKGMLAWFTQGLEKVVPQPDLKNKDSAEVHQAAAAPEPQVNVRQDKDDTTDNKPLPPRMMDWIKQGIEKVVPQPEINVYSKTDGNIKTEAPASTEAPPQEPPPPPKPAADTGKSSKKAEQQPESFKEAEQQPNMMGWIFSGIGRMIPQPVQKQDTGCEVQNISIVQQRTDLVLEDVGQDEDAEVKNEEKVKKEDAEKQVDQPTSSIKEEAGGAVLAHMDERVQQERLEVARVAEDIARKAAEEAVRQLEEEQSAKIVIETLPESNELPNILEEENEEDPECMMVVCPAQDDAEATTALDKVDSAAKTIQPPTESKLPEEKTPSSTDVEPASKKIDLESPVLQPVTQQPQPQAPQGSKAAAAADEGGCGAATLKAEDVDQDVRQRKVLNIPHIMTTLEPESTALTVPSVPLSNLSSADENDDEPMRTDLRTWPGQGDLLTADDEMRPLSAASVGSVVIQDRLSELVKLFRGRTEHQKERLVDQDESEGESPTASPSKAPPPPPPAEEKKEEGAAEKDEEEDDEEEEALFQFKLLGLPVKIPKLFKLPPMPYWLRAIVEYRFPSSIDQFTDLIYVIWLFFVVAAWNWNMWLIPVRWAFPYQTPENIHLWLLVDYTCDLIYITDILVFQPRLQFVRGGDIVCDKKDMRENYMTTERFKMDVISLFPMEIFYYFTGVNSLLRFPRLLKYMVFFEFNDRMEAVMKKAYIYRVIRTSMYLLYSLHINACLFYWGSDYEGLGSTKWVYNGKGNAYIRCYYFAVKTLITIGGLPDPTTVFEICFQLINYFVGVFAFSIMIGQMRDVVGAATAGENYYRACMDSTVQYMNSYHIPREVQNRIKTWYDYTWKIQGMLDEQELLVQLPTKMRMDIAVDVNYAIVSKVALFQGCDRQMVFDMLTRLKSVVYLPGDFVCKKGEIGREMYIIKQGEVQVVGGPDLQIVFVTIRAGSVFGEISLLAGGGGNRRTANVKAHGFANLFILDKKDLAEILVHYPESQKLLRKKAKKMLTKDTKPDEKEGGRGAVEVIPPRPDTPQMFKAALKVAEQAGIEGTFVKLKKSYKASQSTEASSSISPLPPPSPTRHRSPVPHFLVKDEEDAVAETADSSVVIRMTPRQEGEEMLSVEVLPKEGGKE
- the cngb1a gene encoding cyclic nucleotide-gated cation channel beta-3 isoform X5; this translates as MLSWVVKVVPQPPEPPSKKGYEKKEEEPAAAPPPVQAPPQVAAPPPAVSTRPAPEKKVTFQDESKSKQEAETAEGNGSQPGVLTWISGALPQPAASPKLSRDSTTTTSTTTSTTPPATEENPTARKGMLAWFTQGLEKVVPQPDLKNKDSAEVHQAAAAPEPQVNVRQDKDDTTDNKPLPPRMMDWIKQGIEKVVPQPEINVYSKTDGNIKTEAPASTEAPPQEPPPPPKPAADTGKSSKKAEQQPESFKEAEQQPNMMGWIFSGIGRMIPQPVQKQDTGCEVQNISIVQQRTDLVLEDVGQDEDAEVKNEEKVKKEDAEKQVDQPTSSIKEEAGGAVLAHMDERVQQERLEVARVAEDIARKAAEEAVRQLEEEQSAKIVIETLPESNELPNILEEENEEDPECMMVVCPAQDDAEATTALDKVDSAAKTIQPPTESKLPEEKTPSSTDVEPASKKIDLESPVLQPVTQQPQPQAPQGSKAAAAADEGGCGAATLKAEDVDQDVRQRKVLNIPHIMTTLEPESTALTVPSVPLSNLSSADENDDEPMRTDLRTWPGQGDLLTADDEMRPLSAASVGSVVIQDRLSELVKLFRGRTEHQKERLVDQDESEGESPTASPSKAPPPPPPAEEKKEEGAAEKDEEEDDEEEEALFQFKLLGLPVKIPKLFKLPPMPYWLRAIVEYRFPSSIDQFTDLIYVIWLFFVVAAWNWNMWLIPVRWAFPYQTPENIHLWLLVDYTCDLIYITDILVFQPRLQFVRGGDIVCDKKDMRENYMTTERFKMDVISLFPMEIFYYFTGVNSLLRFPRLLKYMVFFEFNDRMEAVMKKAYIYRVIRTSMYLLYSLHINACLFYWGSDYEGLGSTKWVYNGKGNAYIRCYYFAVKTLITIGGLPDPTTVFEICFQLINYFVGVFAFSIMIGQMRDVVGAATAGENYYRACMDSTVQYMNSYHIPREVQNRIKTWYDYTWKIQGMLDEQELLVQLPTKMRMDIAVDVNYAIVSKVALFQGCDRQMVFDMLTRLKSVVYLPGDFVCKKGEIGREMYIIKQGEVQVVGGPDLQIVFVTIRAGSVFGEISLLAGGGGNRRTANVKAHGFANLFILDKKDLAEILVHYPESQKLLRKKAKKMLTKDTKPDEKEGGRGAVEVIPPRPDTPQMFKAALKVAEQAGIEGTFVKLKKSYKASQSTEASSSISPLPPPSPTRHRSPVPHFLVKDEEDAVAETADSSVVIRMTPRQEGEEMLSVEVLPKEGGKE
- the cngb1a gene encoding cyclic nucleotide-gated cation channel beta-3 isoform X3 yields the protein MLSWVVKVVPQPPEPPSKKGYEKKEEEPAAAPPPVQAPPQVAAPPPAVSTRPAPEKKVTFQDESKSKQEAETAEGNGSQPGVLTWISGALPQPAASPKLSRDSTTTTSTTTSTTPPATEENPTASKPDDEKGMLAWFTQGLEKVVPQPDLKNKDSAEVHQAAAAPAEPQVNVRQDKDDTTDNKPLPPRMMDWIKQGIEKVVPQPEINVYSKTDGNIKTEAPASTEAPPQEPPPPPKPAADTGKSSKKAEQQPESFKEAEQQPNMMGWIFSGIGRMIPQPVQKQDTGCEVQNISIVQQRTDLVLEDVGQDEDAEVKNEEKKEDAEKQVDQPTSSIKEEAGGAVLAHMDERVQQERLEVARVAEDIARKAAEEAVRQLEEEQSAKIVIETLPESNELPNILEEENEEDPECMMVVCPAQDDAEATTALDKVDSAAKTIQPPTESKLPEEKTPSSTDVEPASKKIDLESPVLQPVTQQPQPQAPQGSKAAAAADEGGCGAATLKAEDVDQDVRQRKVLNIPHIMTTLEPESTALTVPSVPLSNLSSADENDDEPMRTDLRTWPGQGDLLTADDEMRPLSAASVGSVVIQDRLSELVKLFRGRTEHQKERLVDQDESEGESPTASPSKAPPPPPPAEEKKEEGAAEKDEEEDDEEEEALFQFKLLGLPVKIPKLFKLPPMPYWLRAIVEYRFPSSIDQFTDLIYVIWLFFVVAAWNWNMWLIPVRWAFPYQTPENIHLWLLVDYTCDLIYITDILVFQPRLQFVRGGDIVCDKKDMRENYMTTERFKMDVISLFPMEIFYYFTGVNSLLRFPRLLKYMVFFEFNDRMEAVMKKAYIYRVIRTSMYLLYSLHINACLFYWGSDYEGLGSTKWVYNGKGNAYIRCYYFAVKTLITIGGLPDPTTVFEICFQLINYFVGVFAFSIMIGQMRDVVGAATAGENYYRACMDSTVQYMNSYHIPREVQNRIKTWYDYTWKIQGMLDEQELLVQLPTKMRMDIAVDVNYAIVSKVALFQGCDRQMVFDMLTRLKSVVYLPGDFVCKKGEIGREMYIIKQGEVQVVGGPDLQIVFVTIRAGSVFGEISLLAGGGGNRRTANVKAHGFANLFILDKKDLAEILVHYPESQKLLRKKAKKMLTKDTKPDEKEGGRGAVEVIPPRPDTPQMFKAALKVAEQAGIEGTFVKLKKSYKASQSTEASSSISPLPPPSPTRHRSPVPHFLVKDEEDAVAETADSSVVIRMTPRQEGEEMLSVEVLPKEGGKE